In the Mya arenaria isolate MELC-2E11 chromosome 11, ASM2691426v1 genome, one interval contains:
- the LOC128208632 gene encoding calmodulin-A-like — protein MAAKAKDKESQKPSLTEEQIAEFKLAFSVFDKDGDGTIEATELADVLRNMGQNLTDADLEEMINEVDEDGNGEIDFDEFLTMMENKMQYKEDEDEVLEAFKVFDNGKGYISSDDLREIMKTLGDRMTDQEIDEMIFEAEVKDGLINIQDFVSVICR, from the exons ATGGCAGCAAAGGCAAAGGACAAAGAG TCGCAGAAACCCAGTTTGACTGAAGAACAAATAGCAG AGTTCAAGTTGGCGTTCAGCGTGTTCGACAAGGACGGTGATGGGACGATCGAGGCTACGGAGCTTGCCGATGTTCTCCGAAACATGGGACAGAATCTTACGGACGCCGACCTGGAAGAGATGATAAACGAAGTGGACGAAGATG GGAACGGCGAGATAGACTTTGACGAGTTCCTCACGATGATGGAGAACAAGATGCAGTATAAGGAGGATGAGGACGAGGTCCTAGAGGCATTTAAG GTATTCGACAACGGAAAGGGTTACATCAGTTCTGACGATCTACGCGAGATAATGAAGACCCTTGGGGACCGGATGACTGACCAAGAAATAGATGAGATGATTTTTGAGGCTGAAGTTAAAGACGGCTTGATCAATATACAAG ACTTTGTCTCTGTTATCTGCCGGTGA